From bacterium BMS3Abin02, a single genomic window includes:
- a CDS encoding putative septation inhibitor protein: MPKSKTRKKKRQVESHGPAHPAPKRKPPSPRWYVITMFALMGLGVVLVVLNYVFPLFGGWGLWIGLVAIAGGFLMTTSYR, translated from the coding sequence ATGCCGAAGTCGAAGACACGAAAGAAGAAACGTCAGGTCGAGTCCCACGGCCCTGCACATCCTGCGCCCAAACGCAAACCTCCGTCACCTCGCTGGTACGTCATCACCATGTTCGCGCTGATGGGTCTCGGGGTGGTGCTGGTCGTCCTCAACTACGTTTTCCCGCTCTTCGGTGGGTGGGGCCTCTGGATCGGCCTGGTGGCCATCGCAGGCGGGTTCTTGATGACGACCAGCTACCGCTGA
- the ftsW_2 gene encoding lipid II flippase FtsW → MNRDAEAALLLGATVIASMGVGLVNLAQGGGIDAQVALTFVVFAVSFGSLHIAIRRWSAGASPFLLPLAAILTALGFVEVYRISPRFAALQRWWLLIAAGLATLLLFAVRRTGIAPLRRYRYTSLTISIGLLLLPMLPTDWGFPVRGVVAGGSRLWTTLVVGPLTLNFQPGEIAKIVLVIFLASYLSERRPALAASTRRLGRFTIPEPRHLIPLLLAWVASFGILVFQRDLGASLLLFAVFISMLYVATNRKAYLTTGGSLFLIGAAGAAIALPYVARRISAWLRPFADPTDTGYQILQSLFALGSGSLSGSGLGVGTPDRIPAARTDFIFSAIGEELGLAGSVAVISIFALLVAVGFGVALRSRDLFRKLLAFGLSFVLGLQAFLIIAGVTRLLPLTGITLPFMSYGGSSLVANFLILALLARVSHEEQT, encoded by the coding sequence GTGAACCGGGATGCCGAGGCCGCCCTCCTCCTCGGAGCGACGGTCATCGCCTCGATGGGAGTCGGCCTGGTCAACCTGGCTCAGGGCGGCGGTATCGATGCTCAAGTCGCGCTGACCTTCGTCGTCTTCGCCGTCTCGTTCGGTTCTCTCCACATCGCCATCCGGCGCTGGTCGGCTGGAGCGAGTCCGTTCCTCCTCCCCCTTGCGGCCATCCTCACCGCCCTCGGATTCGTCGAGGTGTACCGAATCAGTCCGAGGTTCGCCGCACTCCAGCGCTGGTGGCTGCTGATCGCCGCCGGCCTCGCCACCCTGCTGCTGTTCGCCGTCCGGCGCACCGGCATCGCCCCTTTGCGTCGATACCGTTACACGTCTCTCACGATCTCCATCGGTCTTCTACTGCTACCGATGCTGCCGACCGATTGGGGCTTTCCCGTTCGCGGAGTCGTTGCAGGCGGATCGCGCCTCTGGACAACGCTCGTCGTCGGACCGCTCACCCTCAACTTCCAACCGGGAGAGATCGCCAAGATCGTCCTGGTCATCTTCCTCGCCTCCTACCTTTCGGAGCGCCGTCCGGCGCTGGCGGCATCGACCCGTCGGCTCGGAAGATTCACGATTCCGGAACCGCGACATCTCATCCCGTTGCTCCTCGCATGGGTCGCCAGCTTCGGAATCCTCGTCTTCCAACGGGATCTCGGTGCGTCACTGCTTCTCTTCGCCGTCTTCATCTCGATGCTGTACGTGGCCACCAACCGCAAGGCCTATCTCACGACCGGCGGGTCACTCTTCCTCATCGGAGCGGCCGGGGCTGCAATTGCTCTCCCATACGTCGCCCGGCGCATCTCCGCCTGGCTCCGCCCTTTTGCAGATCCGACCGACACCGGCTACCAAATACTCCAGAGCCTGTTTGCCCTCGGGTCCGGCAGTCTCTCCGGATCAGGACTCGGCGTCGGCACGCCGGATCGAATTCCCGCCGCAAGGACCGACTTCATCTTCTCGGCGATCGGTGAAGAGTTGGGCCTCGCCGGAAGCGTCGCCGTCATTTCGATCTTCGCACTGCTCGTCGCCGTCGGATTCGGTGTGGCACTTCGATCGCGGGACCTGTTCCGCAAGCTCCTCGCCTTCGGGCTGTCGTTCGTCCTCGGGTTGCAGGCGTTCCTGATCATCGCCGGAGTCACCAGACTGCTTCCCCTCACCGGCATCACCTTGCCATTCATGTCCTACGGAGGCTCGTCCCTGGTGGCGAACTTCCTGATCCTGGCGCTCCTCGCCCGCGTCTCCCACGAGGAACAGACATGA
- the fadA_2 gene encoding 3-ketoacyl-CoA thiolase, whose translation MRRAVIVDAVRTPTGKRDGYLREWHPADLAGYVLHDLVERTGLDPAIVDDVIMGCVSQTGEQAFNIGRNALLAAGFPESVPGVTIDRQCGSSQQAAHFGAQGIMAGVYDVVIAAGVESMTRIPMGVTASQGPGYPFGTKVMQRYDLVPQGLSAEMIADEWDLSRERLDEISLESQRRAAQATDEGRFKSEIVPIPGPDGVPVIADEGIRRDTSAERLAALRPAFKPDGKVTAGNSSQISDGAAAVLIMSEDKAHELGMQPLARFVDFAVVGVDPVTMLKGPIPATKKVLDRTGLTMGQIDRFEINEAFASVIGAWLIEMDEDPDTLWERTNVNGGAIALGHPLGCSGAKLMTTLVHELQRSGTRYGLQAMCEGGGMANATILERVG comes from the coding sequence ATGCGCCGTGCCGTGATCGTCGATGCCGTTCGAACCCCTACGGGCAAGAGGGACGGATACCTGAGGGAGTGGCATCCGGCCGACCTCGCAGGGTACGTTCTCCACGACTTGGTCGAACGTACCGGGCTCGACCCCGCCATCGTGGACGACGTGATCATGGGGTGCGTCTCCCAGACCGGTGAGCAGGCGTTCAACATCGGCCGGAACGCCCTCCTTGCCGCAGGCTTTCCGGAAAGCGTACCGGGTGTGACGATCGACCGACAGTGCGGATCCAGTCAGCAGGCGGCGCACTTTGGGGCCCAAGGCATCATGGCGGGCGTCTATGACGTCGTCATCGCCGCCGGAGTCGAATCGATGACGAGAATCCCCATGGGGGTCACCGCTTCACAAGGTCCGGGATACCCGTTCGGCACCAAGGTCATGCAGCGCTACGACCTGGTTCCGCAGGGCCTGTCGGCGGAGATGATCGCCGACGAGTGGGACCTCAGTCGTGAACGACTCGATGAGATCTCTCTCGAGTCCCAGCGTCGGGCTGCCCAGGCTACCGACGAAGGTCGTTTCAAATCGGAGATCGTTCCAATACCGGGGCCCGACGGAGTCCCGGTGATCGCCGACGAGGGGATTCGTCGCGACACGTCGGCGGAACGGCTGGCTGCACTTCGGCCCGCTTTCAAGCCGGACGGGAAGGTCACGGCGGGGAACTCGTCCCAGATCTCGGACGGGGCGGCCGCCGTCCTGATCATGAGCGAAGACAAGGCGCACGAACTCGGCATGCAGCCACTGGCGCGCTTCGTCGATTTCGCGGTCGTGGGTGTCGATCCGGTGACGATGCTCAAAGGGCCCATACCGGCCACGAAAAAGGTACTGGATCGTACCGGCCTCACCATGGGTCAGATCGATCGATTCGAGATCAATGAGGCGTTCGCGTCGGTGATCGGGGCATGGCTCATCGAGATGGATGAAGATCCGGACACCCTGTGGGAGCGGACCAATGTGAATGGGGGAGCGATCGCGCTCGGACATCCTCTTGGATGTTCGGGGGCCAAACTCATGACGACACTCGTGCATGAACTGCAACGATCGGGGACTCGCTACGGACTTCAGGCGATGTGCGAGGGTGGGGGAATGGCCAACGCGACGATCTTGGAGCGAGTCGGGTAG
- the pknB_2 gene encoding serine/threonine-protein kinase PknB has product MEHTVLADRYELLSHLARGGMADVFEARDTLLGRRVAVKMLHSQYATDEAFVRRFRREAQAAANLSHPNIVGIFDWGQEAGTYFIVMELVDGRSVRDVLKAEGPLLPRRAVEIASEVAAALSVAHRAGVVHRDIKPGNIMLTGDGTVKVTDFGIARAWDDSSELTKTGAVIGTATYFSPEQAQGVPADERSDLYSLGVVLYEMLAGHPPFSGESPVSVAYQHVSTAVSAPSAVNPDVSPDLDRIVLHALDKNPDTRYQTAEEIRQDLLLFLRGETPGAVSSNAPTQMMPPVGLPPATSSPDGVYRQVQQDRGPRSQLPFVITAFALLVALGVGIFLLLQQLPSAPPEPITVSVPDVAGRTLSDAMIEVQKAGFTAIPKNTESSSVPKDMVVGTDPPAFTEKDPGSLVKVLISIGPKASPVPPLVGESEAVAIDLITQNKFIVKTIRRPDPTAPKGQVIDQDPAPGEKYAPDTVVTITVSDGPAIITIPAQLPGRSEGDVGFLLGNEGLLPEFQYEYSDEQPAGLVIRTEPGAGEPLPAGSPITVVISKGPQPVAVPDLTGMTQDQARSALEAVGLQLGVSATTVETGPEQDGKVVTQSITPGNEVKPATIVQVTLGKAPPTTTTSSTTTTTAP; this is encoded by the coding sequence ATGGAACACACCGTCCTGGCCGACCGCTATGAACTCCTCTCGCACCTGGCGAGAGGCGGCATGGCAGACGTGTTCGAAGCCCGAGATACCCTCCTCGGCCGCAGGGTTGCGGTCAAGATGCTCCATTCCCAATACGCAACCGACGAGGCGTTCGTTCGGCGCTTTCGCAGGGAGGCACAGGCGGCCGCCAACCTGAGCCATCCCAATATCGTCGGGATCTTCGACTGGGGCCAGGAGGCCGGGACGTATTTCATCGTCATGGAACTGGTCGACGGACGATCCGTTCGCGACGTCCTCAAGGCGGAAGGACCTCTCCTTCCCCGCCGAGCCGTCGAGATCGCATCGGAGGTTGCTGCAGCACTCTCGGTCGCGCACCGTGCCGGTGTCGTTCATCGCGACATCAAGCCGGGCAACATCATGCTCACCGGGGATGGGACGGTGAAAGTGACCGATTTCGGGATTGCCCGCGCCTGGGACGACTCGTCGGAGCTGACAAAAACCGGAGCGGTGATCGGGACCGCCACCTACTTCTCTCCAGAACAGGCGCAAGGCGTCCCTGCCGACGAACGGTCCGATCTCTACTCGCTCGGCGTGGTGTTGTACGAGATGCTTGCAGGACACCCCCCATTCTCGGGTGAGTCTCCCGTATCGGTCGCCTATCAGCACGTCTCGACCGCCGTGTCCGCACCTTCGGCCGTCAACCCGGACGTATCACCGGACCTGGACCGCATCGTCCTCCACGCTCTCGACAAGAACCCGGATACCCGCTACCAAACAGCGGAGGAGATCCGACAAGATCTGCTGCTGTTTCTCAGGGGGGAAACACCCGGTGCCGTCTCCTCGAACGCTCCGACCCAGATGATGCCTCCGGTCGGTCTTCCCCCTGCAACCTCTTCACCCGACGGTGTCTACCGACAAGTCCAGCAGGACCGGGGTCCGCGAAGCCAGTTGCCGTTCGTCATCACTGCATTCGCCCTGCTGGTTGCACTCGGCGTGGGGATCTTTCTCCTCCTCCAGCAACTTCCTTCCGCACCACCGGAACCGATCACCGTGTCGGTGCCCGACGTCGCAGGGCGAACGCTGTCCGACGCCATGATCGAGGTCCAGAAAGCAGGATTCACGGCCATCCCGAAGAACACCGAGAGCTCGTCTGTTCCCAAGGACATGGTCGTCGGAACGGACCCTCCGGCTTTCACCGAAAAGGACCCCGGTTCCCTGGTGAAAGTGCTCATTTCGATCGGTCCAAAGGCCTCCCCCGTTCCTCCCCTGGTCGGTGAGTCGGAGGCGGTCGCCATCGACCTCATCACCCAGAACAAATTCATCGTGAAGACCATCAGGAGACCCGATCCGACGGCGCCAAAGGGCCAGGTGATCGACCAGGATCCGGCTCCCGGGGAGAAATACGCCCCGGATACGGTGGTGACTATCACGGTCTCCGACGGGCCGGCGATCATCACGATCCCCGCCCAGTTGCCCGGCCGCTCCGAGGGTGACGTCGGATTCCTCCTTGGCAACGAAGGACTCCTCCCCGAGTTTCAGTATGAGTACTCCGACGAACAGCCGGCAGGCCTCGTGATTCGCACCGAACCCGGTGCAGGCGAGCCACTTCCGGCAGGCTCACCTATCACCGTGGTCATCTCCAAAGGTCCTCAACCGGTTGCCGTACCCGATCTCACAGGCATGACGCAAGATCAGGCGCGCTCTGCGCTCGAAGCCGTCGGGCTCCAGCTCGGTGTCAGCGCAACCACGGTGGAGACGGGACCCGAGCAGGACGGCAAGGTGGTCACACAGTCGATCACCCCGGGGAACGAGGTCAAGCCTGCCACGATCGTACAGGTGACCCTCGGAAAGGCACCTCCGACCACGACGACCTCATCCACGACGACAACGACGGCGCCTTGA
- the mutY gene encoding A/G-specific adenine glycosylase, with amino-acid sequence MRPSESEIPIRNDALLEWYGRMGRNLPWRQTEDPWQILVSEVMLQQTQASRVAEAYSRFLDRFPDPASAARADAAEMLIAWSGLGYNNRALRLREAARIIEAAGWPTTAETLRSLPGVGPYTAAAVACFAFGEQVPAVDTNLRRVLSRWVGRPLDGRDLADVAANVLATGAAADWNQAVMDLGATLCRPREPACRSCPVASWCTRPDVYAAPRTQGRFDGSIRQARGAVLRCLISHGHVHRSNLIESVPAVRVEDALKGLIRDGIVVEDADCVTLVD; translated from the coding sequence TTGAGGCCGAGCGAGTCGGAGATACCCATTCGCAACGACGCCCTGCTCGAGTGGTACGGCCGCATGGGACGCAATCTGCCCTGGAGACAGACCGAAGATCCGTGGCAGATCCTCGTCAGCGAGGTCATGCTCCAGCAGACTCAGGCCTCTCGGGTGGCCGAAGCGTACTCTCGGTTTCTGGACCGATTCCCCGACCCCGCATCGGCCGCTCGAGCCGACGCTGCGGAGATGCTGATCGCGTGGTCGGGTCTCGGATACAACAACCGCGCTCTTCGACTGCGTGAAGCAGCCCGCATCATCGAGGCTGCTGGTTGGCCCACCACCGCCGAGACGCTGCGATCGCTGCCCGGTGTCGGCCCCTACACGGCCGCAGCCGTCGCCTGCTTCGCTTTCGGCGAACAGGTCCCCGCGGTCGACACGAATCTGCGTCGTGTGCTCAGCCGCTGGGTCGGACGCCCTCTTGACGGTCGAGACCTGGCAGACGTCGCCGCCAACGTGCTCGCGACCGGAGCGGCAGCCGACTGGAACCAGGCTGTCATGGATCTCGGCGCCACGCTCTGTCGTCCGCGTGAGCCCGCCTGCCGTTCCTGTCCGGTGGCGTCGTGGTGCACGAGGCCCGACGTCTACGCGGCCCCAAGGACGCAAGGCCGGTTCGACGGATCGATCCGACAGGCCAGAGGAGCAGTCCTACGATGCCTCATCTCGCACGGTCATGTCCACCGATCGAACCTGATCGAGAGTGTTCCCGCCGTGCGTGTGGAGGACGCGCTCAAAGGTCTGATCCGAGACGGCATCGTCGTCGAAGACGCGGACTGCGTCACTCTCGTCGACTGA
- the pbpA gene encoding penicillin-binding protein A yields the protein MNGPIRRVAAVLFVAFALLILNVTYIQAIDTSRYRDNPLNSRVAASITGKERGLIVTADGTVLARSIANPNDPSRFTRTYPEGPAFAQLVGYSSLLFGDEGLERVYAGDLRSRRDLTLSDVITALMGKDLRPKSLQLTLDDGLQKTAFEALGERKGSVVAIDPSTGAVLAMVSTPSFDPEAMLAPDAARLRSLLLDDPDEPLANRAIGRTYPPGSTFKVIVAASAIENGVAGPDTDFLDPTEFPLPGSTSAIRNYERGPCVDGTHVTLDIAFRRSCNTIFAMLGLDLGAATLADTAMSFGFDTAPVFELPVQASFFPDPADLDGPALAQSAIGQRDVRATPLEMAMVSAAIANNGLLMQPYLVSRVVDASGTTVVERTPKLLSRTVSSATATIVAQLMEGVVASGTGTRATVPNVRVAGKTGTAETSSGSPDVWFIAFAPVDSPTIALAVLVEGAGENATGGSVAAPIAQKILDFWLQGRT from the coding sequence ATGAACGGGCCGATCCGTCGCGTCGCAGCGGTCCTGTTCGTCGCGTTTGCTCTCCTGATCTTGAACGTGACCTACATCCAGGCGATCGACACCTCCCGATATCGGGACAATCCCTTGAACTCGAGGGTCGCTGCAAGCATCACCGGTAAGGAACGCGGCCTGATCGTCACCGCTGACGGCACGGTTCTCGCCCGTTCGATCGCCAATCCGAACGACCCCTCCCGGTTCACCCGAACGTATCCCGAGGGACCCGCTTTCGCACAGCTCGTCGGATACTCGTCGCTTCTCTTTGGAGACGAGGGCCTCGAACGCGTCTACGCGGGAGATCTCCGATCGCGACGCGACCTCACTCTCTCGGACGTGATCACCGCTCTGATGGGCAAAGATCTCCGCCCCAAGAGCCTGCAACTCACACTCGACGACGGCCTCCAGAAGACAGCGTTCGAGGCACTCGGTGAACGTAAAGGCTCGGTGGTTGCCATCGATCCCTCGACGGGCGCCGTCCTCGCCATGGTGTCGACACCTTCATTCGATCCAGAAGCGATGCTCGCGCCCGACGCGGCCAGGTTGCGCAGCCTCCTTCTCGACGATCCGGACGAACCGCTGGCCAACCGTGCCATCGGACGGACCTACCCTCCCGGATCGACGTTCAAGGTCATCGTTGCCGCTTCGGCGATCGAGAATGGTGTCGCCGGTCCCGACACCGACTTTCTCGACCCGACCGAATTTCCCCTTCCCGGTTCTACGAGTGCGATCCGCAACTACGAGCGGGGCCCGTGCGTAGACGGAACGCACGTCACCCTCGACATCGCCTTTCGAAGATCGTGCAACACGATCTTCGCGATGCTCGGCCTCGACCTCGGAGCGGCAACACTCGCCGATACCGCCATGTCCTTCGGCTTTGACACAGCACCGGTGTTCGAGTTACCCGTGCAGGCATCTTTCTTCCCTGATCCGGCGGACCTCGACGGTCCTGCACTCGCCCAGAGCGCCATCGGGCAGCGTGATGTCCGGGCGACACCGCTCGAGATGGCGATGGTTTCCGCCGCCATCGCCAACAACGGCCTCCTGATGCAGCCCTACCTCGTCAGCCGTGTCGTCGACGCGTCCGGAACGACCGTCGTCGAACGTACCCCGAAACTCCTGTCCCGCACCGTTTCGTCCGCAACCGCCACGATCGTTGCCCAACTGATGGAGGGGGTCGTCGCCTCCGGCACCGGTACCAGGGCGACCGTTCCAAACGTCCGCGTGGCCGGCAAGACGGGCACCGCCGAGACCTCATCGGGATCGCCCGACGTCTGGTTCATCGCCTTTGCCCCCGTCGACAGCCCGACCATCGCACTTGCCGTGCTCGTGGAGGGTGCCGGAGAGAACGCCACCGGCGGTTCGGTCGCCGCGCCCATCGCGCAGAAGATCCTCGACTTCTGGCTCCAGGGTCGCACCTGA